The following are from one region of the Patescibacteria group bacterium genome:
- a CDS encoding KH domain-containing protein, which yields MAEEQFEDAQFVEFVVKSIVDNPQEVKVERIVDEMGVLCTLHVNPADLGQVIGRQGQTAKSIRTLLRVVGAKNHARVNMKIYEPEGYRKHKGEMGGKRMDDQPAAPAAAPSEDLADDLKL from the coding sequence ATGGCCGAAGAGCAGTTTGAAGACGCGCAGTTTGTGGAGTTTGTGGTGAAGTCCATTGTGGACAACCCACAGGAAGTAAAGGTAGAACGCATTGTGGATGAAATGGGTGTGCTGTGCACGTTGCATGTGAACCCAGCAGACCTGGGTCAGGTCATTGGCCGCCAGGGGCAGACTGCCAAGAGCATTCGCACCTTGCTGCGGGTGGTGGGCGCCAAGAACCATGCCCGGGTGAACATGAAGATCTACGAACCCGAAGGCTACCGCAAGCACAAAGGGGAAATGGGTGGGAAGCGGATGGATGACCAACCCGCAGCCCCTGCTGCCGCGCCAAGTGAAGACCTGGCCGACGACCTGAAACTCTAA
- a CDS encoding STAS domain-containing protein encodes MKIKVKAQGPLLVIAIDGRMAVPHDIATFDDQLSEIRNDGRGVIIDLTKCAWIPSSGLSILIYQYKQYRGAKLPICMVLGTNDKIGRIMVISRLAEVFQQYSTVEEAAEGMTSSSDARK; translated from the coding sequence TTGAAAATTAAAGTAAAAGCGCAAGGCCCACTTTTGGTCATAGCAATTGACGGCCGAATGGCCGTGCCACACGACATTGCAACCTTTGATGATCAACTGAGTGAAATTCGAAACGACGGTCGTGGAGTAATCATCGATCTCACCAAATGTGCGTGGATTCCTTCGTCGGGTTTAAGCATTCTCATTTACCAGTACAAGCAGTACCGCGGTGCGAAATTGCCAATTTGCATGGTCCTTGGTACCAACGATAAGATTGGCAGAATTATGGTCATATCACGGCTAGCTGAAGTTTTCCAACAGTACAGTACTGTTGAGGAGGCTGCGGAGGGGATGACTTCAAGTTCTGATGCAAGGAAGTAG
- the trmD gene encoding tRNA (guanosine(37)-N1)-methyltransferase TrmD, protein MQFDIITVIPEAFGYLEQSILGRAQKGKKISVRIHDLRKWTTDKHRTVDDRPYGGGPGMLLKAEPLYKAISAVKKKRGKVKVVLMSAKGESFTQALARKWTKLDQLVFIAGRYEGVDERVLQYVDAEISTGDFVLTGGELPAMAIIDAVARLLPGVLGKDASSADESHTEAGLLEYPQYTRPEVFKRKRVPKELLSGDHKVIAAWRQKHRTRRKV, encoded by the coding sequence ATGCAATTCGACATTATTACCGTCATACCCGAAGCGTTTGGGTACCTGGAGCAGAGCATTCTGGGTCGGGCGCAGAAGGGCAAGAAAATCAGCGTTCGAATCCATGACCTACGGAAGTGGACCACGGACAAGCACCGGACCGTGGATGACCGGCCGTATGGCGGCGGGCCAGGCATGCTCCTGAAAGCTGAACCACTGTACAAAGCAATTTCCGCGGTCAAGAAAAAGCGCGGCAAGGTAAAGGTCGTGCTGATGAGCGCAAAGGGTGAAAGTTTCACCCAGGCACTGGCTCGGAAGTGGACGAAGCTGGATCAGCTGGTCTTCATTGCTGGCCGGTACGAAGGCGTGGACGAGCGCGTGCTGCAGTACGTGGACGCAGAAATTTCCACGGGTGATTTTGTGCTGACTGGTGGTGAGCTGCCTGCCATGGCCATCATTGATGCCGTGGCGCGGTTGCTGCCTGGGGTGTTGGGCAAAGATGCTTCGAGTGCTGATGAGTCACACACGGAAGCTGGGCTCTTGGAGTACCCGCAGTACACCCGGCCAGAAGTGTTCAAGCGGAAGCGCGTGCCAAAGGAGCTCCTGTCTGGTGACCACAAAGTCATTGCCGCCTGGCGGCAGAAACACCGTACTCGGCGGAAGGTATGA
- a CDS encoding MFS transporter — protein MKVDASVLRIRPFRLLWANQIAAGLATNLLTFAFVLAVYEQSNSNAAVAILVGFQSVPPILFSSVAGVIADSYDRRRILLLINLLRAGVIALALVVGQWTIGILLVAFGMHVITQLFTPASSAAIPQVVPKEKLFAANSFFTLTTYALFLVGYGLAAPLVDTVGYPTTYAIGAALFLLGAWATARLPHLADHLTQLTGPRLVLMHHLRLVWVRFVEGVQYVRKDAMIAVILLQVSILIAVEKSFASLMPSFALDFLGYQVRDITLLFIVPTAVGTLVGVWLANRLKERVAKHRLITFGMSLDALALLLAVIIVPLTHFLPDLIPGFTPDGVRLGLVVLLATMSGFADPFILVSAQTIFQERTPNAEQGRVFGLQNTVQNLFAFVPVIAIGALSGVVAVPVVISALGGIIALTAIVGAVFYSRRSRKL, from the coding sequence ATGAAAGTCGACGCGTCAGTTCTCCGCATCCGGCCATTCCGGTTGCTGTGGGCAAACCAAATTGCGGCAGGGTTGGCCACGAACCTGCTGACCTTTGCGTTTGTGCTGGCGGTGTACGAGCAGTCCAACTCCAATGCAGCGGTGGCAATTCTCGTGGGGTTCCAAAGTGTGCCGCCAATTTTGTTTTCCTCTGTGGCCGGGGTTATTGCTGATAGCTACGATCGCCGGCGCATCCTGCTCCTCATCAACCTGCTCCGCGCAGGGGTTATTGCGCTCGCTTTGGTTGTAGGTCAGTGGACCATTGGTATTCTCCTGGTGGCTTTTGGCATGCACGTTATCACCCAGCTCTTCACTCCAGCATCTTCTGCTGCCATTCCCCAGGTGGTGCCCAAGGAAAAACTTTTTGCTGCGAATTCCTTTTTCACCCTCACCACGTACGCGCTCTTCCTCGTTGGGTATGGTCTGGCCGCGCCGTTGGTGGATACAGTTGGGTACCCCACGACCTACGCCATTGGTGCAGCGCTCTTCCTGCTTGGCGCCTGGGCAACGGCTCGGCTCCCCCACCTGGCAGATCACCTGACGCAGCTCACGGGCCCTCGCTTGGTGCTCATGCACCACTTGCGTCTGGTGTGGGTGAGGTTTGTGGAAGGTGTGCAGTACGTGCGGAAAGATGCGATGATCGCGGTTATCCTGTTGCAAGTGTCCATTCTCATTGCCGTGGAAAAATCTTTTGCCTCGCTCATGCCTTCCTTTGCTCTGGACTTCCTGGGGTACCAGGTACGAGATATTACGCTACTTTTCATTGTCCCCACCGCGGTTGGCACCCTTGTGGGCGTGTGGCTGGCAAACCGGTTGAAGGAACGCGTGGCCAAGCATCGGCTGATCACCTTTGGCATGAGCTTGGATGCGCTAGCTTTACTCTTGGCAGTGATTATTGTTCCGCTCACGCATTTCTTGCCAGACCTGATTCCTGGCTTCACCCCTGATGGCGTTCGCTTAGGTCTGGTTGTACTGCTTGCAACCATGTCCGGCTTTGCGGATCCATTCATCCTCGTCTCCGCGCAAACCATTTTTCAGGAACGCACACCAAATGCTGAGCAGGGCCGGGTGTTTGGTTTGCAGAACACAGTCCAAAATCTTTTCGCCTTTGTCCCCGTCATTGCCATTGGCGCCCTCAGTGGTGTGGTGGCCGTGCCCGTGGTCATCAGTGCCTTGGGTGGGATCATTGCGCTCACCGCAATTGTGGGAGCAGTGTTCTATAGCAGAAGAAGCCGTAAGCTATAG